The nucleotide sequence GAAGCGAGGCGTGTGAGGACAGGCGCGAGCTTGTCCAGCAAAGAGCCCTCAGCATTCGATCACGATCGCTTCATTTGGCGCGAGACGAAACTTGCCCAGCGTTGTCTTGCCCGGGTCACGCCCGGGATCGCTGCTCAGCAGGATTCTCCCCGATGGGACTTCGATGTCGCGCGGCTCCTCGCTGAAGTTAAGCGCTGCCATCGCCCGGCTGGCGGGGGCTTCGCGAACGAACGCCAGACAGTTTTCGGGTGCCTGCTCGATTACGCGAATCGTCCCCACCCTCAGCGCCGGCGATGCCCTCCGAACCCGGATTGCGCGCCGGTAAAGGGACAGCATCGAACCGGGATCGTCTATCTGCCTAGCCACGTTGACTGCCGCGCAATCTCCAAGCGGCAGCCACGGGGTTTTGCTGCTCGTGAAGCCGCCTCCGGGCGCGTCCGACCATTGCATGGGAGTACGACATCCGTCGCGTCCCACCGGATCGCGCCATCGCTCCCGCGCGATCGAGACATTGGGCATTCCGATCTCCTCGCCGTAGTAGAGGAACGGGGTGCCGCGCAGCGCCAGCAACATTACTGCGGCCAGGCGTGCGCGCGCCGCGGTGCTGGTGCCATGCGCATGACGCGTGAGGTGTCGCGCAAAATCGTGGTTCGATAGCGTCCAGGTTGGCCACGAGTCCGCAGGGAGAATGCGTTCGATTTCCTCGACTTGGGCGCGAAAGCGCGCGGCCTCCCAGGGACAGAACAGGAAACGAAAATTGAATGCCTGCTGGAGCTCATCGGGACGCAAGTAAAGCGCCAGCGACTGATTGCTGTGCGGCCACACTTCGCCAACCATGATTCGAGCGTCGTATTCATCGATGACCCGGCGGAATCCCCGGATGATCTCGTGCACCTCGGGCTGGTCGAAGTCATAGAGATGCTTCTGCTTGAAGCTGACGTCGTTTTGTGAACCCCGCTCAACCTTGTCGAGCGCTGGGTTGTCGCGAAACATTGCGTCCTTGATCAGCCCGTGCATCACATCGACCCGGTACCCCGCGGCGCCGCGGTCGAGCCAGAAGCGGATCACCTCGTGCATCGCGGCCACGACCTCCGGATTGCGGAAGTTGAGGTCGGGCTGTGCTGCGAGGAACAGGTGCAGGTACCATTCCCGGGTCGCCTCGTCCCATTTCCAGGCCGGGCCGCCGAAGATGCTGACCCAGTTGTTCGGCGTGCGCTCCGGGGTTCCCGGCTTCCAGATGTACCAGTTGCGCTTGGGGTGGTTGCGCACGGAGCGCGATTCGCGAAACCAGCGATGCTGATCGGAGGTGTGATTGGGGACCAGGTCGAGGATTATCCGGATGCCCCGGCGGCCCGCCTCGCGAATCAATCGTTCAAACGCGCCGAGGTCGCCCAGCTCGGGATGGATACCGCAGTAGTCGCTGACATCGTAGCCCCAATCTTGGAGCGGCGAGGGATTGATGGGGGTGAGCCAAATCGCATCGATACCCAACGATCGATCGCTGCCATCATTCAGGTAGTCCAGGTGCGCGGTGATGCCGTCGAGGTCGCCGATGCCATCACCGTTGGAATCGGCAAAACTACGTGCGTAGATCTGATAGAAAACCGCGCTGCGCCACCATTCAGAAGACATTTGTCTTGGACGTAACCTTTCGCTTTAGGGGATTGGCTCCGGAATGATGCAAGAGAGCGCCTGTCATCTGTGGTGGCGTTGATCGCCGGAAGCTCACTTCTTTAGCACAGGTGTTCTAGAAGCCGAGCTCCTTTAGGGCCTCGCGCGCTTCGACCGCGTCCTCGGCGCGGACCATCAGGCGCACCGTGATCGCAGCCGTTGACCCAAGCATTTGCGATGCGCTGGCATCGAAGACGAAACATTCCATCCCGGAGCTTTCCAGCAGATCGCGCGCCATCCCAACTTCGACCGCGTCGATGCTGTTGAATACCTCTTCGAGCTCGTCCGGCGAAGGCGGGGAATCGTTGGGAGTCATTTTAAAGCTCCTACGAGGTCTCTTCGATCATCAGGAGGGAAGCGCTCTGGCAGAGCGTCTGGCCCTCACGCAAGTTCAACTTCTGCCCGACCGAAACCGACTCCCGCACGCGCAAGTTCGTCCGAGCACCGAACCGGCAAGAAAACGGTTCCCTGCCGAAAGGAGCGCCTACTCGGTCAGCTAGTCGCTGGCCGCGTCGCGTGCGGGCGCACTCATGATGCTCCTTACCCGATTGTAGACCACAAGAGCGACGCCCGCGACGATCACTATCCCGATAACCGCGTCGAACTGGTGGAAATACGGCGCGAGCGACTCCCAATGCTGGCCGAGCTTCATCCCGGCATACGCGAGAAGGAGGCACCACAGGTACGAGCCCGCCAGCGTGTACACGCTGAAGGGAATGAGGCGCATGCGTGACACGCCGGCCGGAAATGCGATGAAGGTTCGCACGACCGGCAGCAGGCGGCTGATGAACACCGCCGGTTTACCCCAGCGAGCGAAGAACCAATCGGCTAGTTCGATTTCGTGAGGCGCTATCAGGACCCATCGTCCGTATCGCAGGAGGAACCAGCGCCCGCCGCTCGCGCCGAAATAGTAGGCGACATACGAACCGAGCAGGCATCCAATTGCTCCTGCTACCGCGACCATTTGTAGGTCGAACCGTCCGGTATGAACCAGGTAGCCGGAGAACGGCATGATGATCTCGGATGGCAGCGGAATGCAGGCACTCTCGATCGCCATCATGAGGATGATGCCGCCGTAACCAAGCGACGAAATGGTGGTGATGATGAACGCTGATACTGCTGAAAAAATCCTCGCACTCATTGTTGGGTCAGGGCCACAACCGCGGCTTCGCCATTCGCACCCGTGCGGCACGCCTCATTTCGGAGATCGCCAGCGTCGCGCCGCCTTCGAAAAAAAGTGTCGGACCAAGTGGCAGGACGCGGTCCGAGCCTGCCATGGGACGCGCGGCAAAGCGAGACGTTCGCGATTGCTCCAACGCGCGCGATTGACGTAGACTGCTCACTGGCATTACTGCATATATGTTGACGGGCCGTGGACCGATGGGACGGCCGCAGAACTCTGGGTGGAAGGCGATGGCAAAGAACAGTCTCAGCATAGTCGACAACCGGACCGGCAAGAGCTACGAAATTCCAGTCGAAGAGGGCGGCGTGATTCGGGCCGCCGCGCTGCGCGCAATTAAGACATCGCCCGACGATTTCGGGCTGATGTCCTACGACCCGGCGTTCGTCAACACCGCATCGTGCCGCAGCCGCATCACCTTCATCGATGGCGACAAAGGTATCCTGCGCTATCGTGGCTACCCGATCGAAGAACTGGCAGAGAAGAGCAACTACCTCGAGACCGCATATCTGATCGTCAAGGGCGAGCTCCCCGACACCGCGCATTACTCGCGATGGGAAAACAATATCAAGATTCACACGATGGTCCACGAGAGTATCAAGCAGTTCATGGAGGGTTATCGCTACGACGCGCACCCGATGGGAATGCTGCTCGGGACTGTGGGCGCACTCTCAACCTTCTACCCGGACGCCGCGAACATTCACGACCTCGAGTCGCGTCGCCTGCAGACTCGCCGGCTAATCGGCAAGATGCCCACGCTAGCGGCGTTCGCCTATCGGCATACGCGGGGTCTCCCCTATGTGTATCCTGACAACGAACTCAGCTACACGGGCAACTTTCTGTCAATGCTGTTCAAGATGACGGAACTGAAGTACAAGCCCGATCCGATTTTGGAGCGCGCACTCGACGTTCTGTTTATCCTGCACGCGGACCACGAGCAGAACTGTTCGGCCAACGCGATGCGGGCGGTGGGGAGCTCACAACCCGATCCCTACGCGGCGGCGGCCGCCGCCGTGGCGGCTCTATATGGACCGCTGCACGGCGGAGCCAACGAACAGGCTATCCGCGGCCTGATGGAAATCGGCTCCGTGCAGAACATTCCGGACATGATAAAGCGCGTGAAAAACCGCGAGCGCCGCCTGATGGGCTTTGGACATCGGGTGTACAAGAACTACGACCCGCGGGCCAAGATCCTCAAACAGCTGGCCTACGAGGTGTTCGAAGTTACCGGCAAGAACCCGCTTATCGACATCGCGGTCGAACTGGAGCATATCGCCCTCGAAGACGACTACTTTGTTAACCACAAGCTCTATCCGAACGTCGATTTCTACTCGGGGATCATCTACCAGGCGATGGGATTCCCCATGACGATGTTCCCGGTACTGTTCGCAATCCCGCGGACCGCCGGGTGGATGGCGCAATGGGCGGAGATGGTACGCGACCCCGAGCAAGCCATCGCCCGGCCCCGGCAGGTTTATGGCGGCGAGCAGCTGCGCCATTACACTCCAATCGAGAAAAGACCCAAGCCAACACAACGTGAAGATGCGGTTAGTGAGGCAATCTGAGCTAAAAACTGCTGGCCAGCATTCTTTTGCTTATTTACTTGGGCTAAATTTCTTCATATTCCTTGCCTATTCAAAGTTGGCGGAAGTTGCGAGAGTTTGCTAAGCTGAGCTTGAGAAGTTGGGCCTGCGCGCTAGTTGAGTTCAAATTCCGCTAAGCGGACCTGAGAGGGTCGGGTAGGTCACGCCTTCTCTGACCATCGAGGTGGCTGAGGCGTAT is from Candidatus Binataceae bacterium and encodes:
- a CDS encoding citrate synthase; this encodes MAKNSLSIVDNRTGKSYEIPVEEGGVIRAAALRAIKTSPDDFGLMSYDPAFVNTASCRSRITFIDGDKGILRYRGYPIEELAEKSNYLETAYLIVKGELPDTAHYSRWENNIKIHTMVHESIKQFMEGYRYDAHPMGMLLGTVGALSTFYPDAANIHDLESRRLQTRRLIGKMPTLAAFAYRHTRGLPYVYPDNELSYTGNFLSMLFKMTELKYKPDPILERALDVLFILHADHEQNCSANAMRAVGSSQPDPYAAAAAAVAALYGPLHGGANEQAIRGLMEIGSVQNIPDMIKRVKNRERRLMGFGHRVYKNYDPRAKILKQLAYEVFEVTGKNPLIDIAVELEHIALEDDYFVNHKLYPNVDFYSGIIYQAMGFPMTMFPVLFAIPRTAGWMAQWAEMVRDPEQAIARPRQVYGGEQLRHYTPIEKRPKPTQREDAVSEAI
- a CDS encoding DUF2007 domain-containing protein, yielding MTPNDSPPSPDELEEVFNSIDAVEVGMARDLLESSGMECFVFDASASQMLGSTAAITVRLMVRAEDAVEAREALKELGF
- a CDS encoding alpha-amylase family glycosyl hydrolase, coding for MSSEWWRSAVFYQIYARSFADSNGDGIGDLDGITAHLDYLNDGSDRSLGIDAIWLTPINPSPLQDWGYDVSDYCGIHPELGDLGAFERLIREAGRRGIRIILDLVPNHTSDQHRWFRESRSVRNHPKRNWYIWKPGTPERTPNNWVSIFGGPAWKWDEATREWYLHLFLAAQPDLNFRNPEVVAAMHEVIRFWLDRGAAGYRVDVMHGLIKDAMFRDNPALDKVERGSQNDVSFKQKHLYDFDQPEVHEIIRGFRRVIDEYDARIMVGEVWPHSNQSLALYLRPDELQQAFNFRFLFCPWEAARFRAQVEEIERILPADSWPTWTLSNHDFARHLTRHAHGTSTAARARLAAVMLLALRGTPFLYYGEEIGMPNVSIARERWRDPVGRDGCRTPMQWSDAPGGGFTSSKTPWLPLGDCAAVNVARQIDDPGSMLSLYRRAIRVRRASPALRVGTIRVIEQAPENCLAFVREAPASRAMAALNFSEEPRDIEVPSGRILLSSDPGRDPGKTTLGKFRLAPNEAIVIEC
- a CDS encoding DedA family protein; translated protein: MSARIFSAVSAFIITTISSLGYGGIILMMAIESACIPLPSEIIMPFSGYLVHTGRFDLQMVAVAGAIGCLLGSYVAYYFGASGGRWFLLRYGRWVLIAPHEIELADWFFARWGKPAVFISRLLPVVRTFIAFPAGVSRMRLIPFSVYTLAGSYLWCLLLAYAGMKLGQHWESLAPYFHQFDAVIGIVIVAGVALVVYNRVRSIMSAPARDAASD